The Deltaproteobacteria bacterium genome includes a region encoding these proteins:
- a CDS encoding alpha-amylase family glycosyl hydrolase codes for MVDRFENGDPTNDGEIDPADPTAWHGGDVAGLSRRLDWLEALGVETVWTSPLTLGRREPFMGHGAYHGYWVLEHGEPDPHLGTWEELRALSDALRARGMRLYLDAVLNHVSYEAPLTTRQPGWFHGRGAIEDWGDPVQLVEGDVHGLPDLAVEQEEVFAYLAGTLDTWIEKVRPAGLRLDAVKHLPVSFWQRLAAHLHQKHGDDFELLGEDLEGDPFLLAGRWKAAGFDSVFDFPLRYALVDVACNDQGASRLASLLSLDRVYEHPERLTTLLDNHDLARIASECGEPTNIRLALSLLYLLRGTPSLLYGTEVGLKGRTELEVRADMRFEADHPLRAHVAALARQRAAHPALSRGATLILELEARTLLLLRVPREGEGSAVLVGVNVSGAPHTFTTRGAPVALPEATLEVGSWDAGMVALPLAPEALAALREALRMRGTLEAPRQRELTFEARVPGVGEDETVLLCGSDPALGSWRPERAFELEPVGEGVFRGTLSLPEPAVIEWKLLRRRGKTFTWQGGANRSLHLDGGGEDRRQLAW; via the coding sequence ATGGTCGATCGCTTCGAGAATGGCGATCCCACCAACGACGGGGAGATCGATCCCGCCGATCCCACCGCCTGGCACGGCGGGGACGTCGCCGGCCTCTCGAGGCGCCTCGACTGGCTGGAGGCGCTCGGAGTGGAGACGGTCTGGACCTCTCCGCTGACCCTCGGCCGGCGGGAGCCCTTCATGGGGCACGGCGCCTACCACGGCTACTGGGTCCTCGAGCACGGCGAGCCCGACCCCCACCTGGGCACCTGGGAGGAGCTGCGCGCCCTCTCCGACGCGCTGCGGGCGCGGGGGATGCGCCTCTACCTCGACGCCGTCCTCAACCACGTCTCCTACGAGGCGCCGCTGACGACCCGCCAGCCCGGCTGGTTCCACGGCCGGGGCGCCATCGAGGACTGGGGCGACCCGGTGCAGCTGGTCGAGGGTGACGTCCACGGGCTGCCCGACCTGGCCGTCGAGCAGGAGGAGGTCTTCGCCTACCTCGCCGGCACCCTCGACACCTGGATCGAGAAGGTCCGCCCCGCGGGCCTGCGCCTCGACGCGGTGAAGCACCTGCCGGTGAGCTTCTGGCAGCGGCTGGCCGCGCACCTCCACCAGAAGCACGGCGACGACTTCGAGCTCCTCGGAGAGGATCTGGAGGGCGACCCCTTCCTGCTGGCCGGGCGCTGGAAGGCGGCGGGCTTCGACTCGGTCTTCGACTTCCCCCTGCGCTACGCGCTGGTCGACGTCGCCTGCAACGACCAGGGAGCGAGCCGCCTGGCCTCGCTCCTCTCCCTCGACCGGGTCTACGAGCACCCCGAGCGGCTCACCACCCTCCTCGACAACCACGACCTCGCCCGGATCGCCTCCGAGTGCGGCGAGCCGACGAACATCCGCCTGGCCCTCTCCCTCCTCTACCTGCTGCGGGGCACGCCCTCGCTCCTCTACGGCACCGAGGTCGGCCTGAAGGGCCGCACGGAGCTGGAGGTGCGCGCGGACATGCGCTTCGAGGCGGACCACCCCCTGCGGGCCCACGTGGCGGCCCTCGCCCGGCAGCGGGCCGCGCACCCGGCGCTCTCCCGCGGCGCGACCCTCATCCTGGAGCTCGAGGCGAGGACCCTGCTCCTCCTGCGGGTCCCGCGGGAGGGGGAGGGGAGCGCGGTGCTGGTGGGCGTGAACGTGAGCGGCGCGCCGCACACCTTCACCACCCGCGGCGCCCCCGTCGCCCTGCCGGAGGCGACCCTGGAGGTGGGGTCCTGGGACGCGGGGATGGTCGCCCTTCCGCTGGCGCCGGAGGCCCTCGCCGCCCTGCGCGAGGCGCTGCGGATGCGCGGCACCCTCGAGGCCCCGCGGCAGCGCGAGCTCACCTTCGAGGCGCGGGTGCCGGGGGTCGGCGAGGACGAGACCGTCCTGCTCTGCGGCTCCGATCCGGCGCTCGGGAGCTGGCGGCCCGAGCGGGCCTTCGAGCTCGAGCCCGTGGGGGAGGGGGTCTTCCGGGGCACGCTGAGCCTGCCCGAGCCCGCGGTGATCGAGTGGAAGCTCCTGCGGCGGCGGGGCAAGACCTTCACCTGGCAGGGCGGCGCCAACCGCTCCCTCCACCTCGACGGCGGCGGCGAGGATCGACGGCAGCTCGCCTGGTGA
- the ugpC gene encoding sn-glycerol-3-phosphate ABC transporter ATP-binding protein UgpC, with product MATLQLSKIQKSFGRTEVLRDVELQIADGEFVVLVGPSGCGKSTLLRCIAGLETISSGELQIGERVVNDVAPKDRDIAMVFQSYALYPHMKVRENLAFGLKMRGMPAGEIAERVGEAASVLGLEALLDRFPKQLSGGQRQRVAMGRALVRHPSVYLFDEPLSNLDAALRVQMRAELARLHQRTRTTMIYVTHDQVEAMTLADRIVVLEGGIVQQVGPPLTLYAEPVNKFVAGFIGSPAMNFLPAQMLGEDEAEGRGWVEVLGARLLLPAGRKLAAVGQRLELGIRPEHLVVQPGEEGDLSGRVEVVEPMGFEMHLHLRLLPGAGEEEGPIVVVRAEAAKVGAVAPGDLRGLDLPPEHLHLFDAGSGEAIR from the coding sequence ATGGCCACCCTGCAGCTCTCCAAGATCCAGAAGTCCTTCGGCCGCACCGAGGTCCTGCGCGACGTCGAGCTGCAGATCGCCGACGGGGAGTTCGTGGTGCTCGTCGGCCCCAGCGGCTGCGGCAAGTCCACCCTCCTGCGCTGCATCGCCGGCCTGGAGACGATCTCCTCCGGCGAGCTGCAGATCGGTGAGCGGGTGGTGAACGACGTCGCCCCCAAGGACCGGGACATCGCCATGGTCTTCCAGTCCTACGCCCTCTACCCCCACATGAAAGTGCGGGAGAACCTGGCCTTCGGCCTGAAGATGCGCGGGATGCCGGCGGGCGAGATCGCCGAGCGGGTCGGCGAGGCAGCCTCGGTGCTGGGCCTCGAGGCCCTGCTGGATCGCTTCCCCAAGCAGCTCTCGGGCGGGCAGCGGCAGCGCGTCGCGATGGGGCGGGCGCTGGTGCGCCACCCCTCGGTCTACCTCTTCGACGAGCCCCTCTCGAACCTCGACGCCGCCCTGCGGGTGCAGATGCGCGCCGAGCTGGCGCGCCTCCACCAGCGCACCCGCACCACGATGATCTACGTCACCCACGATCAGGTCGAGGCGATGACCCTCGCCGACCGTATCGTGGTGCTCGAGGGCGGGATCGTGCAGCAGGTGGGGCCGCCCCTCACGCTCTACGCCGAGCCCGTCAACAAGTTCGTCGCCGGCTTCATCGGCTCACCCGCCATGAACTTCCTCCCGGCCCAGATGCTGGGGGAGGACGAGGCGGAGGGCCGGGGCTGGGTCGAGGTCCTCGGGGCCAGGCTCCTCCTGCCGGCCGGCCGCAAGCTGGCCGCGGTGGGGCAGCGCCTGGAGCTGGGCATCCGCCCCGAGCACCTGGTGGTGCAGCCCGGCGAGGAGGGCGACCTCTCGGGCCGGGTGGAGGTGGTCGAGCCGATGGGCTTCGAGATGCACCTGCACTTGCGCCTCTTGCCCGGGGCGGGCGAGGAGGAGGGGCCGATCGTGGTGGTCCGGGCCGAGGCCGCGAAGGTCGGCGCCGTCGCGCCCGGCGATCTGCGGGGCCTGGACCTGCCCCCCGAGCACCTGCACCTCTTCGACGCCGGCTCGGGCGAGGCGATCCGCTAG
- a CDS encoding extracellular solute-binding protein: MRRSLVLAGLWALLLAPTPASAGEITLWHAYRAAEKEALEQLIADFEARYPGSRVRALSVPNDAFASKLSAAIPRGNGPDLFIFAHERIGGWSRDGVIAPVDLGALPMEEAGFLGPTVEAVTFEGKTWGVPLAYKSLALFYNRQLVAKPPVDTDEMLVEALRLSEGDRFGLVWPTDEFYFHAPWLFGHRARLFDEAGRPRLESPEMAASLHFVRDLVLEKKVIPAEANTALATRLFNEGQVGMVVNGPWFVGDIAEGIDYGIAVLPVVSSTGEAARPFLTVEALFFSGPPGGGGDPETAKLFAAELASGAGARLRAVTGRQTVAWEPTYADPEVAGDPVLKVFRAQLPFTVPMDSRPAMQAIWEPAKGALMSALRGDDVDELLHRAQRRIDAATRPRPARAEPLPFVIGTGVILLLIVGAWVFWVRRNAPDSEESLGVRVWRARGAYSYLAPAFLGLLMLVLMPFAVGLALGFTNYDAGVQGSLLDKLTFVGWANFQDILFGSTYGPTDPLSFYFTLVVTVLWTVANVALHVTLGLALALLLARPWLKLKGVYRALLIVPWAVPNYITALIWKGMFHKQFGAINGILEWFGMEPVGWFSSFWTAFTANVVTNTWLGFPFMMVIALGALQSIPSDLYEAAQVDGASAWQRFRNVTLPLLKPAMLPAVILGMIWTFNMFNIVYLVSGGEPDGATDILISEAYRWAFQRQAQYGYAAAYATLIFIILVVYTLGTRKLSGGEEVG; the protein is encoded by the coding sequence ATGCGCCGCTCGCTCGTCCTCGCCGGCCTCTGGGCCCTGCTCCTCGCTCCCACCCCGGCGAGCGCTGGCGAGATCACGCTCTGGCACGCCTATCGGGCCGCCGAGAAGGAGGCCCTCGAGCAGCTCATCGCCGACTTCGAGGCCCGCTACCCCGGCAGCCGGGTGCGGGCCCTCTCGGTGCCCAACGACGCCTTCGCCTCCAAGCTCTCGGCGGCGATCCCCCGGGGCAACGGCCCGGATCTCTTCATCTTCGCCCACGAGCGGATCGGGGGCTGGAGCCGGGACGGCGTCATCGCCCCGGTGGACCTCGGGGCGCTGCCCATGGAGGAGGCCGGCTTCCTCGGGCCCACCGTCGAGGCGGTGACCTTCGAGGGGAAGACCTGGGGCGTGCCGCTGGCCTACAAGTCCCTCGCGCTCTTCTACAACCGGCAGCTGGTGGCGAAGCCGCCGGTCGATACGGACGAGATGCTGGTGGAGGCGCTGCGGCTCTCCGAGGGCGACCGCTTCGGCCTGGTCTGGCCCACCGACGAGTTCTACTTCCACGCTCCCTGGCTCTTCGGCCACCGGGCGAGGCTCTTCGACGAGGCGGGGCGCCCGCGCCTCGAGTCGCCGGAGATGGCGGCCTCGCTCCACTTCGTGCGGGACCTGGTCCTCGAGAAGAAGGTGATCCCCGCCGAGGCCAACACCGCGCTCGCCACCCGCCTCTTCAACGAGGGGCAGGTCGGCATGGTCGTGAACGGCCCCTGGTTCGTCGGCGACATCGCGGAGGGGATCGACTACGGGATCGCCGTGCTACCGGTCGTCTCCTCCACCGGCGAGGCGGCCCGGCCCTTCCTCACCGTCGAGGCCCTCTTCTTCTCGGGGCCGCCGGGCGGGGGAGGGGATCCCGAGACGGCGAAGCTCTTCGCCGCCGAGCTGGCCTCGGGGGCCGGCGCCCGCCTGCGAGCGGTGACCGGAAGGCAGACCGTGGCCTGGGAGCCCACCTACGCTGACCCCGAGGTCGCCGGCGATCCGGTGCTGAAGGTCTTCCGGGCCCAGCTCCCCTTCACGGTCCCGATGGACAGCCGCCCGGCGATGCAGGCCATCTGGGAGCCGGCCAAGGGCGCCCTGATGTCGGCCCTGCGCGGGGACGACGTGGACGAGCTGCTCCACCGCGCCCAGCGCCGCATCGACGCGGCCACCCGCCCGCGCCCCGCCCGGGCCGAGCCCCTGCCCTTCGTGATCGGCACCGGGGTCATCCTCTTGCTGATCGTCGGCGCCTGGGTCTTCTGGGTGCGGCGGAACGCCCCCGACTCCGAGGAGAGCCTGGGCGTGCGGGTCTGGCGGGCCCGCGGGGCCTACTCGTACCTCGCCCCGGCCTTCCTCGGCCTCCTGATGCTGGTGCTGATGCCCTTCGCGGTGGGCCTGGCCCTGGGCTTCACCAACTACGACGCGGGGGTGCAGGGCAGCCTCCTGGACAAGCTCACCTTCGTGGGCTGGGCGAACTTCCAGGACATCCTCTTCGGCAGCACCTACGGCCCGACCGACCCGCTCTCCTTCTACTTCACCCTGGTCGTCACCGTGCTCTGGACCGTGGCGAACGTGGCGCTCCACGTCACCCTCGGCCTGGCCCTGGCGCTCCTGCTGGCCCGGCCCTGGCTGAAGCTCAAGGGCGTCTACCGGGCGCTGCTGATCGTGCCCTGGGCGGTGCCCAACTACATCACCGCCCTGATCTGGAAGGGCATGTTCCACAAGCAGTTCGGCGCCATCAACGGCATCCTGGAGTGGTTCGGGATGGAGCCGGTGGGCTGGTTCTCCTCCTTCTGGACCGCCTTCACCGCCAACGTGGTGACCAACACCTGGCTGGGCTTCCCCTTCATGATGGTCATCGCGCTGGGCGCCCTGCAGTCGATCCCCTCGGACCTCTACGAGGCGGCGCAGGTCGACGGCGCGAGCGCGTGGCAGCGCTTCCGCAACGTGACCCTGCCCCTGCTCAAGCCCGCCATGTTGCCGGCCGTCATCCTCGGGATGATCTGGACCTTCAACATGTTCAACATCGTCTACCTGGTCAGCGGCGGTGAGCCCGACGGCGCCACCGACATCCTGATCTCCGAGGCCTACCGCTGGGCCTTCCAGCGCCAGGCCCAGTACGGCTACGCGGCCGCCTACGCCACGCTCATCTTCATCATCCTGGTGGTCTACACCCTGGGCACCCGCAAGCTCTCCGGCGGGGAGGAGGTCGGATGA
- a CDS encoding sugar ABC transporter permease, whose translation MTGIPSRPLRLLTHAGLWVGIALSLYPVLWVVKMAFSESQAFGLSVSLIPDSVTLQNFRDVMGTTDVDGGWLFGRQLLNSTLVAAATTLLGLFLATTAAYAFSRFRFPGRRPGLMLFLVTQMFPGVMMAIPVYILMDRLGLLGSLWSLILVYGITSIPFCVFMLKGYFDTIPREIEEAALIDGASQLRIFWTIVLPLAKPALAVTALFSFMTAWNEFILAFTFMNDERLYTLPVALQQYVGAFQTEWGRFAAGALIVSAPVVALFFALQKYLVGGLTAGGVKG comes from the coding sequence ATGACCGGGATCCCTTCGCGGCCGCTGCGGCTCCTCACCCACGCCGGCCTCTGGGTGGGCATCGCGCTCTCGCTCTACCCGGTGCTCTGGGTCGTGAAGATGGCCTTCAGCGAGAGCCAGGCCTTCGGCCTCTCGGTCTCGCTGATCCCCGACTCGGTCACCCTCCAGAACTTCCGCGACGTGATGGGCACCACCGACGTCGACGGAGGCTGGCTCTTCGGGCGGCAGCTGCTCAACTCCACCCTGGTGGCGGCGGCGACGACCCTCCTCGGGCTCTTCCTGGCGACCACCGCCGCCTACGCCTTCTCGCGCTTCCGCTTCCCCGGCCGCCGACCGGGGCTGATGCTCTTCCTGGTCACCCAGATGTTCCCCGGGGTGATGATGGCCATCCCGGTCTACATCCTGATGGATCGCCTCGGCCTCCTCGGCTCTCTCTGGAGCCTGATCCTGGTCTACGGCATCACGTCGATCCCCTTCTGCGTCTTCATGCTCAAGGGCTACTTCGACACGATCCCCCGGGAGATCGAGGAGGCGGCCCTCATCGACGGTGCCTCGCAGCTGCGGATCTTCTGGACCATCGTGCTGCCCCTGGCGAAGCCCGCCCTGGCGGTGACCGCCCTCTTCTCCTTCATGACGGCCTGGAACGAGTTCATCCTGGCCTTCACCTTCATGAACGACGAGCGCCTCTACACCCTGCCGGTGGCCCTGCAGCAGTACGTCGGGGCCTTCCAGACCGAGTGGGGCCGCTTCGCCGCCGGGGCGCTGATCGTCTCGGCGCCGGTGGTGGCGCTCTTCTTCGCGCTGCAGAAGTACCTCGTAGGCGGCCTGACGGCCGGAGGCGTAAAGGGATGA
- a CDS encoding IPT/TIG domain-containing protein gives MKTLTTILSLTLLSLVVACGPGTRTDDGGTPDGSTDDGGTDGGGTDGGGTDGGGTDGGGTDGGGGTRTLTSLLPTSGSTTGGTAVELHGEGFVSGMVFTFGADACTGLLVVDATLASCLTPAGAAGTVDVTATWPDTFFATLAGGFTYQDGTPEVDWLQLTLPDGDRSVAPGATVPVEGLVFVAGVTEGAGEGSGIRVEAGFGPAAADPSTAPGSFTWVALAYTGDRDGLNAGDLANDVYAADLTAPMAPGGHRLALRADAGGPWRYADLTGSDDGFLAADLPTITVTSPASVTVDGTIDVAEWAGATTATAVDATDWAGNTLDRLLLKIADGNLYLGVEGVLEGGNVWVVYLDAQRGDTAGLTDPTLISDGAGVLDDALSSALTTPGDVNVDLAWGTVDLSRAADAFDDRMGWRDLSTPADLGWIDGSGAPTVCGAAACEASVPLSTLGSIVGVPVAVFARIVNGSGQQAANQTLPPDSPTTPLVVTTLLEITP, from the coding sequence ATGAAGACGCTCACGACGATCCTCTCGCTCACGCTGCTCTCCCTGGTGGTGGCCTGTGGTCCGGGCACCCGCACCGACGACGGTGGCACGCCGGATGGATCGACCGACGATGGCGGCACGGATGGCGGCGGCACGGACGGCGGTGGCACCGACGGTGGCGGCACGGATGGCGGCGGCACCGACGGCGGCGGCGGCACCCGCACCCTGACCAGCCTGCTGCCCACGAGCGGTTCCACCACCGGTGGTACGGCGGTCGAGCTCCACGGCGAGGGCTTCGTCTCGGGCATGGTCTTCACCTTCGGCGCCGACGCCTGCACCGGCCTGTTGGTGGTCGACGCGACCCTGGCCTCCTGCCTGACCCCGGCCGGCGCGGCGGGCACGGTGGACGTCACCGCGACCTGGCCGGACACCTTCTTCGCGACGCTCGCCGGCGGCTTCACCTATCAGGACGGCACGCCCGAGGTGGACTGGCTGCAGCTCACCCTGCCCGACGGCGACCGGAGCGTCGCCCCCGGCGCCACCGTGCCGGTGGAGGGGCTGGTCTTCGTCGCCGGCGTCACCGAGGGCGCCGGGGAGGGCAGCGGGATCAGGGTCGAGGCGGGCTTCGGGCCGGCGGCCGCCGATCCCTCCACCGCGCCGGGCTCCTTCACCTGGGTGGCGCTCGCCTACACCGGCGACCGCGACGGACTGAACGCCGGTGACCTGGCCAACGACGTCTATGCCGCCGATCTCACGGCGCCGATGGCGCCGGGGGGTCACCGCCTGGCCCTGCGGGCCGACGCCGGTGGCCCCTGGCGCTACGCCGACCTCACCGGCAGCGACGACGGCTTCCTCGCCGCCGACCTGCCCACGATCACGGTGACCTCGCCGGCCAGCGTGACGGTGGATGGAACCATCGACGTGGCCGAGTGGGCGGGCGCCACCACCGCCACCGCGGTCGACGCCACGGACTGGGCCGGCAACACGCTCGACCGCCTGCTCCTGAAGATCGCCGACGGCAACCTCTACCTCGGGGTGGAGGGCGTCCTCGAGGGCGGCAACGTCTGGGTGGTCTACCTCGACGCCCAGCGGGGCGACACCGCCGGCCTCACCGATCCGACCCTGATCTCCGATGGCGCCGGCGTCCTCGACGACGCGCTCTCCTCGGCCCTCACGACGCCCGGCGACGTGAACGTCGATCTGGCCTGGGGCACCGTCGATCTCTCCCGGGCGGCCGACGCCTTCGACGATCGGATGGGCTGGCGCGATCTCTCGACCCCCGCGGATCTGGGCTGGATCGACGGAAGCGGCGCCCCCACGGTCTGCGGGGCGGCGGCCTGCGAGGCCTCCGTGCCGCTCTCGACCCTCGGGAGTATCGTGGGGGTACCGGTTGCTGTCTTCGCGAGGATCGTCAACGGCTCCGGACAGCAGGCGGCGAATCAGACCCTGCCCCCCGACTCGCCCACGACCCCCCTCGTGGTGACGACCCTGCTGGAGATCACCCCATGA
- a CDS encoding LD-carboxypeptidase, whose product MSEWIHPPAAPAAKGPGGPVLRVVSPAGPVERRRVEASISFLEAAGYRVLATEGIYSATDYLAGDDARRLAELQDALDDPEVDVVWAARGGYGTMRLLPELSLERLLAAPKIVAGFSDITALHAALGARGLVSLHSCVLAGVAEQQPEDRAALLAILAGETPPPLALEGPVIVPGQAAGRVLGGNLSVLTRLVGTPYLPSLSGALLLLEDVGERPYRLDRMLTHLELAGVPGQLAGVIVGEHAGCEEPGGGLTALEVITERLSRWGLPAMAGAPVGHGKWNRAIPLGVTARLDTTTATLTFAGPAFPLPAPQDAPA is encoded by the coding sequence ATGAGCGAGTGGATCCACCCTCCCGCCGCCCCCGCGGCAAAGGGCCCCGGCGGCCCGGTCCTCCGCGTCGTCTCCCCGGCCGGCCCGGTGGAGCGCCGCCGGGTGGAGGCGAGCATCTCCTTCCTCGAGGCGGCCGGCTACCGCGTCCTCGCCACCGAGGGGATCTACAGCGCGACCGACTACCTCGCCGGCGACGACGCGCGCCGCCTCGCCGAGCTGCAGGACGCCCTCGACGATCCCGAGGTGGACGTCGTCTGGGCCGCCCGCGGCGGCTACGGGACGATGCGCCTGCTCCCCGAGCTCTCCCTCGAGCGGCTCCTCGCCGCGCCCAAGATCGTCGCCGGCTTCTCGGACATCACGGCCCTCCACGCCGCGCTCGGGGCCCGGGGCCTCGTGAGCCTCCACAGCTGCGTCCTCGCCGGCGTCGCCGAGCAGCAGCCCGAGGATCGCGCGGCCCTCCTCGCCATCCTCGCCGGCGAGACCCCGCCCCCCCTGGCCCTGGAGGGCCCGGTGATCGTCCCCGGCCAGGCCGCCGGGAGGGTGCTCGGGGGCAACCTCTCGGTCCTCACCCGCCTCGTCGGCACGCCCTACCTGCCCTCGCTCTCCGGCGCGCTCCTCCTGCTCGAGGACGTCGGGGAGCGGCCCTACCGCCTCGATCGGATGCTGACCCACCTCGAGCTGGCCGGCGTGCCCGGGCAGCTCGCCGGGGTGATCGTCGGCGAGCACGCGGGCTGCGAGGAGCCCGGCGGGGGGCTCACCGCCCTCGAGGTCATCACCGAGCGCCTCTCGCGCTGGGGCCTCCCGGCGATGGCCGGCGCCCCGGTCGGCCACGGGAAGTGGAACCGGGCGATCCCCCTCGGCGTCACCGCTCGCCTCGACACGACCACCGCGACCCTCACCTTCGCCGGGCCGGCCTTCCCCCTCCCCGCCCCGCAGGACGCCCCCGCATGA
- a CDS encoding serine hydrolase has translation MRQVDQATRRLEEALAEGVATAMACVAIVDGRKKHWSYHGRIEVDGLDEPVGPDTLFDLASLTKVMATTTMISSIHGTGGLDLDAPVHRLLPELSEDGRRVLTVRDLLAHRSGLPAHAEWWRAASVDPRSTHLFRLPERQPTGDGRRLPVASAREATREAVLSTPLERKPRTKAVYSDAGFILLGILLERLTRRPLHTLFGVEIARPLGLASTRFVDEAAPLARAIEVAPTRRAPSRGGGLLVGQVDDDNAYALGGVAGHAGLFGTAEDVASFGQATLEAWEGQRRGPLQPECARVFLRRDPTPGSTRALGWDTPSSRGSAAGKIMSKNQAVGHLGYTGCSLWIDRSRRMVIALLTNRIHCSADPAPIRRLRSEVHDLLA, from the coding sequence GTGAGGCAGGTGGACCAGGCCACGCGGCGGCTCGAAGAGGCGCTCGCCGAAGGAGTCGCCACGGCGATGGCCTGCGTGGCCATCGTGGACGGCCGCAAGAAGCACTGGAGCTATCACGGCCGGATCGAGGTCGACGGCCTCGACGAGCCGGTGGGCCCCGACACCCTCTTCGACCTCGCCTCCCTCACCAAGGTGATGGCCACCACGACCATGATCTCGTCGATCCACGGGACCGGCGGGCTGGACCTCGACGCCCCGGTGCACCGCCTGCTCCCCGAGCTCAGCGAGGACGGCCGCCGGGTCCTCACGGTGCGTGACCTCCTGGCCCACCGCTCGGGGCTGCCGGCCCACGCCGAGTGGTGGCGGGCGGCGAGCGTCGATCCGCGCTCGACCCACCTCTTCCGGCTGCCCGAGCGGCAGCCCACCGGAGACGGGCGAAGGCTGCCGGTGGCCTCGGCCCGGGAGGCGACCCGGGAGGCGGTCCTCTCCACGCCGCTGGAGCGCAAGCCCCGCACGAAGGCCGTCTACAGCGACGCCGGCTTCATCCTGCTGGGGATCCTCCTCGAGCGCCTCACTCGCCGTCCTCTCCACACCCTCTTCGGGGTGGAGATCGCCCGGCCTCTGGGGCTGGCCTCCACCCGCTTCGTGGACGAGGCGGCGCCCCTCGCCCGGGCCATCGAGGTGGCCCCCACCCGTCGGGCGCCCAGCCGGGGTGGCGGCCTCCTCGTGGGACAGGTCGACGACGACAACGCCTACGCCCTCGGCGGCGTCGCCGGTCACGCCGGCCTCTTCGGCACCGCCGAGGACGTGGCCTCCTTCGGGCAGGCCACCCTCGAGGCCTGGGAGGGACAGCGCCGGGGACCCCTCCAGCCCGAGTGCGCCCGGGTCTTCCTGCGCCGGGACCCCACCCCGGGCAGCACCCGCGCCCTGGGCTGGGACACGCCCTCCTCCCGGGGCTCCGCGGCCGGGAAGATCATGAGCAAGAACCAGGCGGTGGGTCACCTCGGCTACACCGGCTGCTCGCTCTGGATCGATCGCTCCCGCCGGATGGTGATCGCCCTCCTGACCAACCGCATCCACTGCAGCGCGGACCCCGCGCCCATCCGTCGCCTCCGGTCCGAGGTCCACGACCTCCTGGCCTGA
- the mpl gene encoding UDP-N-acetylmuramate:L-alanyl-gamma-D-glutamyl-meso-diaminopimelate ligase, with product MTEHKPSSPDSPPIDLAAVKTIHLMAIAGTGMGAFARLLQQAGYEVRGSDEKVWPPMSDLLREAGIEWMEGFKGENLEPAPDLVVVGNVIRRTNAEAEAMREKKLPHLSFPEAVGELFLRERRSLVVAGTHGKTTTTSLLAWMLREAGQDPSFLVGGVAKNLGDSAALGKGECFVIEGDEYDTAYFDKGPKFLHYRPEAVIFTSLEFDHADIFRDLAHYRSAFADLMDLVPPTGVVAAWAGDEALIELALRAPGRVATYAAREGVDALWRAEQVRPFEGGSRFEVRRAGKFLGEVGLKIPGLHNVENALAAIVVGDHLGLSLDEMRPGLESFEGVRRRQEVRGEPGGVTVVDDFAHHPTAVRETVAALRARHPERRLWAVFEPRSNTARRNIYQAAYAGAFGGADEIIVASPPPHPDPIPPEEAFDPPALVEALEAGGQRARHLPDAEAILAHLKDECREGDVVLIMSNGAFGGLPARLVEALER from the coding sequence ATGACCGAGCACAAGCCCTCCTCCCCCGACTCGCCCCCCATCGACCTGGCGGCGGTGAAGACCATCCACCTCATGGCCATCGCCGGCACCGGCATGGGGGCCTTCGCGCGCCTCCTGCAGCAGGCGGGCTACGAGGTGCGCGGCTCCGACGAGAAGGTCTGGCCGCCGATGTCCGATCTGCTCCGCGAGGCAGGCATCGAGTGGATGGAGGGCTTCAAGGGCGAGAACCTCGAGCCCGCCCCGGACCTCGTGGTCGTGGGCAACGTCATCCGCCGGACGAACGCCGAGGCCGAGGCGATGCGGGAGAAGAAGCTGCCTCACCTCTCCTTCCCCGAGGCGGTCGGGGAGCTCTTCCTGCGCGAGCGCCGCTCGCTGGTGGTGGCCGGCACCCACGGCAAGACCACCACGACCTCACTGCTGGCCTGGATGCTGCGTGAGGCGGGGCAGGATCCCTCCTTCCTGGTCGGCGGCGTGGCGAAGAACCTCGGTGACAGCGCCGCCCTGGGGAAGGGGGAGTGCTTCGTCATCGAGGGGGACGAGTACGACACGGCCTATTTCGACAAGGGGCCGAAGTTCCTCCACTACCGCCCCGAGGCGGTGATCTTCACCTCGCTGGAGTTCGACCACGCCGACATCTTCCGGGACCTCGCGCACTACCGCTCGGCCTTCGCCGACCTGATGGACCTCGTCCCCCCCACCGGCGTCGTCGCCGCCTGGGCCGGAGACGAGGCCCTGATCGAGCTGGCCCTGCGCGCTCCCGGGCGCGTCGCCACCTACGCCGCGCGCGAGGGGGTCGACGCGCTCTGGCGGGCCGAGCAGGTCCGCCCCTTCGAGGGGGGGAGCCGCTTCGAGGTCCGCCGGGCGGGCAAGTTCCTCGGTGAGGTCGGCCTGAAGATCCCCGGCCTGCACAACGTCGAGAACGCCCTCGCGGCGATCGTCGTCGGGGATCACCTCGGCCTCTCCCTCGACGAGATGCGGCCCGGCCTCGAGAGCTTCGAGGGCGTGCGGCGGCGTCAGGAGGTGCGGGGCGAGCCCGGCGGCGTCACGGTGGTGGACGACTTCGCGCACCACCCGACCGCGGTGCGGGAGACCGTCGCCGCCCTGCGCGCGCGCCACCCCGAGCGCCGCCTCTGGGCCGTCTTCGAGCCGCGCTCGAACACCGCCCGGCGCAACATCTACCAGGCGGCCTACGCCGGGGCCTTCGGTGGCGCGGACGAGATCATCGTGGCCTCGCCGCCGCCGCACCCGGATCCGATCCCGCCGGAGGAGGCCTTCGATCCCCCGGCGCTGGTGGAGGCGCTGGAGGCCGGCGGGCAGCGCGCGCGGCACCTCCCGGACGCCGAGGCCATCCTCGCGCACCTGAAGGACGAGTGCCGGGAGGGGGACGTGGTGCTGATCATGTCCAACGGCGCCTTCGGCGGCCTCCCCGCCCGGCTGGTGGAGGCCCTCGAGCGTTGA